One region of Bacillota bacterium genomic DNA includes:
- a CDS encoding insulinase family protein → MPKAYSKYYAVYATQYGSIDSTFLVPGEQEPVEVPDGIAHFLEHKMFEKEWGSVFDQFAQLGGSANAFTSYDLTAYLFSCTERFSENLALLLNFVQTPYFTDETVEKEKGIIEQELRMYLDDPNRRIYQNLLEALYHENPVRKDIGGTVESVRTITKELLYRCYNTFYHPSNMILFAVGNFDPNEVFEQIFRDLEARYLQEQPPIQRFYPQEPTGVRERKVTNEMDVSRPRYLMGYKDPVTGLRGRALMEREISGTLLLSIALGSSSTLYNQLYDAGLIDDSFTASYVVSPNYGHVILGGNTPDPERLHEALVKGLKELSQKGIDRGDFERNKRRTIGHFVSSFNSIESVAHNFIYSQFNDIWLFDYLPAMENATLEQVERILGDFMDDSQMAVSVVYPYGSKGREE, encoded by the coding sequence ATGCCCAAGGCCTACAGCAAGTACTACGCGGTCTATGCTACCCAATATGGTTCCATCGATAGCACTTTTCTTGTGCCCGGGGAGCAGGAACCTGTGGAGGTTCCCGATGGGATTGCTCACTTTCTGGAACACAAGATGTTCGAAAAGGAATGGGGCAGCGTATTCGATCAATTCGCCCAGTTAGGCGGTTCCGCTAACGCCTTTACCAGCTACGATCTGACCGCGTACCTGTTCAGTTGTACCGAGAGGTTCTCCGAGAACTTGGCTCTCCTGTTGAATTTCGTGCAAACTCCATACTTCACCGACGAAACGGTGGAGAAGGAGAAGGGGATTATAGAACAGGAGTTGCGAATGTATCTGGACGATCCTAACCGGAGGATCTATCAGAATTTGTTGGAGGCTTTGTATCACGAGAATCCCGTCCGCAAAGATATCGGCGGCACGGTGGAAAGCGTCCGGACGATCACCAAGGAACTATTGTATCGTTGTTACAATACCTTCTACCATCCCAGCAATATGATCCTTTTTGCGGTGGGCAACTTTGATCCCAATGAGGTGTTTGAGCAGATTTTCCGTGATTTGGAGGCTCGGTATCTCCAGGAGCAGCCGCCGATCCAGCGATTCTATCCCCAGGAACCGACCGGTGTCCGGGAAAGGAAGGTCACTAATGAGATGGATGTTTCCCGTCCACGTTATCTGATGGGGTACAAAGATCCGGTGACGGGACTGCGGGGTCGAGCACTCATGGAACGGGAGATCAGTGGCACCCTGCTTTTGAGTATTGCTCTAGGCAGTAGCTCGACGTTGTACAATCAGTTGTATGATGCAGGGTTAATCGATGATAGTTTCACTGCCTCCTATGTGGTATCGCCCAATTATGGTCATGTAATCCTGGGGGGGAACACTCCTGACCCGGAACGACTCCACGAAGCCCTTGTGAAGGGTCTCAAAGAGCTTTCTCAAAAAGGGATTGACCGAGGGGACTTTGAGCGGAATAAACGACGGACCATTGGTCATTTTGTAAGCTCCTTTAACTCCATCGAGTCGGTGGCCCATAATTTCATCTACTCCCAGTTCAACGACATCTGGCTCTTTGACTACCTTCCGGCGATGGAGAATGCAACCTTGGAGCAGGTGGAAAGAATCCTAGGTGATTTCATGGACGATAGCCAAATGGCGGTATCGGTGGTGTATCCCTATGGAAGTAAGGGAAGAGAAGAATAG
- a CDS encoding 5-formyltetrahydrofolate cyclo-ligase: protein MEVREEKNRLRQAALEFRNQLSPDKIQQLSTEIWRRLVQFPPYQSAKTVMFYVALPGEVDTKPMIQESLQLGKRIIVPVTDKRTKTLLPCEIFGLHELVSSTFNVLEPPEHLRRVVPAEDIDLIIVPGLSFDLRGGRVGFGAGYYDRFLAQPQLRATTVALSFHGQLVERVPQGEHDVTVDYIVTERGSFQCASRSSYPEDDGR from the coding sequence ATGGAAGTAAGGGAAGAGAAGAATAGACTGCGTCAAGCAGCCTTGGAATTTAGAAATCAGTTGAGCCCGGACAAGATCCAGCAGTTGAGTACAGAGATTTGGCGGAGACTGGTGCAGTTTCCGCCATATCAATCGGCAAAGACCGTGATGTTTTACGTAGCCTTGCCGGGAGAAGTGGACACCAAACCGATGATCCAGGAAAGTCTACAATTGGGTAAACGAATCATCGTTCCGGTAACTGACAAAAGGACCAAGACCCTGTTGCCCTGTGAGATCTTCGGTCTCCATGAACTAGTGTCATCAACTTTCAACGTCTTGGAGCCCCCGGAACACCTGCGTCGCGTGGTTCCTGCTGAAGACATTGATCTAATTATCGTTCCCGGTCTGTCCTTTGATCTTCGGGGAGGCAGGGTTGGTTTCGGAGCCGGGTATTATGACCGCTTTCTTGCTCAGCCCCAACTACGGGCGACCACCGTGGCCCTGAGTTTTCATGGTCAGCTTGTCGAACGCGTCCCGCAAGGTGAACATGACGTGACGGTAGACTATATTGTTACAGAGCGAGGTTCTTTTCAGTGTGCATCCCGTAGTTCATATCCAGAAGACGACGGGCGATAA
- a CDS encoding insulinase family protein encodes MDGGFHQYRLSSGPGLYVYPTNKFKTTLVRLVIHTNLEEETTKTALVPFVLRRGTRVHPDNLTLARFCEELYGAQLYADVFKIGERQLVQFTLSVLNDRYISAEVDLLSQGLELLREVVYDPLVINDGFNPSYVETESRNLREKIRGLINDKRQYAMFRCIQEMCQGEPFALHKYGDESELRSLDPRALYGFFQELTSQYPVDIFVAGAVDPEIVLARTEQIFGSVQTGQGHLKATVLKEQAGPVKEVVEEKEVNQSLLVMGYRLTNGVTYQHQQFPALLFWNGILGQFPHSKLFLNVRERESLAYFAFSQVDVTKGIALTMAGIDGAKYEKTREIMTKQVEDIKAGLISERELEDTRRGLLNQLRAQEDSLGALISNQLLGVVNGRIRTLEEQREQVLQVSLDDVVEFAQGVELSTVYLLKNGQAGA; translated from the coding sequence ATGGATGGGGGCTTCCATCAGTATCGGCTAAGTAGCGGCCCGGGACTTTATGTCTATCCCACCAACAAATTCAAGACCACGTTGGTACGCCTGGTCATCCATACCAATTTGGAGGAAGAGACTACTAAGACGGCCCTGGTTCCCTTTGTGCTCCGAAGGGGTACCCGGGTGCATCCAGATAATCTAACCCTGGCCCGGTTCTGCGAAGAACTCTACGGGGCGCAACTTTACGCGGACGTATTTAAGATCGGAGAACGTCAGTTGGTGCAGTTCACCCTTAGCGTACTTAACGATCGATATATTAGCGCTGAGGTGGATCTTCTATCCCAGGGACTGGAGCTTCTGCGGGAAGTGGTCTATGATCCCTTGGTGATAAACGATGGTTTTAATCCTAGTTATGTGGAGACGGAGAGTCGTAATCTCCGGGAAAAGATCCGGGGTTTGATTAACGATAAACGGCAGTATGCTATGTTTCGTTGTATCCAAGAGATGTGTCAGGGAGAACCCTTTGCTCTGCATAAATATGGGGATGAGTCGGAATTACGCAGCCTGGATCCGAGAGCCCTTTACGGTTTTTTCCAGGAATTGACTAGCCAATACCCGGTGGACATTTTTGTGGCCGGAGCCGTAGATCCTGAGATTGTCTTGGCAAGAACCGAGCAGATCTTCGGTTCCGTGCAAACGGGCCAAGGGCACTTAAAGGCCACTGTGCTTAAGGAACAAGCGGGGCCAGTCAAGGAAGTGGTGGAGGAGAAGGAGGTTAATCAGAGCCTGTTGGTGATGGGTTACCGGTTAACCAATGGTGTGACCTATCAGCATCAGCAGTTTCCGGCACTACTCTTCTGGAATGGGATCTTGGGACAGTTTCCTCACTCCAAACTATTCTTGAACGTAAGAGAGCGGGAAAGCCTTGCCTATTTTGCCTTTTCCCAAGTAGATGTGACCAAAGGCATCGCTCTGACCATGGCGGGGATCGATGGGGCGAAGTATGAAAAAACTAGGGAGATCATGACCAAGCAGGTGGAGGATATCAAAGCTGGGCTTATCTCAGAACGGGAGCTGGAAGATACGCGCCGGGGCCTGCTGAACCAGCTACGTGCCCAGGAGGATAGTCTCGGAGCCCTCATTTCTAACCAGCTACTGGGGGTTGTGAACGGTAGGATCAGGACCCTGGAGGAGCAGCGGGAGCAGGTCCTGCAGGTTTCTTTGGATGATGTGGTCGAGTTCGCCCAGGGTGTTGAGCTAAGTACGGTCTATTTGTTGAAAAATGGCCAAGCAGGAGCGTGA